From the genome of Leptospira licerasiae serovar Varillal str. VAR 010, one region includes:
- a CDS encoding chemotaxis protein CheW, which translates to MVEQEDKKQYLSFFLGAEIYGLPLEACKEVDHNKRILKVPHSPEYIEGIVNLRGDLVTILNLRSLFGKDDISGEGKHSLIRLKGKKETFAILSDSVSDIVEVANKDLESCPSHLNEKEARFIRNVTILKDKTMIILNREELLRLEDE; encoded by the coding sequence GTGGTGGAGCAGGAAGATAAAAAGCAATATTTATCGTTTTTCCTTGGGGCTGAAATCTACGGGCTTCCGTTAGAAGCATGTAAGGAAGTGGATCATAATAAAAGAATATTAAAAGTTCCTCATTCTCCTGAGTATATAGAGGGAATCGTGAACTTGCGAGGGGATCTCGTTACTATACTGAATTTAAGATCTCTTTTCGGAAAGGACGATATTAGCGGAGAAGGGAAACATTCTCTGATTCGTTTGAAGGGAAAAAAGGAAACCTTCGCTATTCTTTCGGATTCGGTTTCGGATATCGTAGAGGTGGCGAATAAGGATCTTGAAAGTTGTCCTTCTCATTTGAACGAGAAAGAAGCGAGATTCATACGAAATGTAACCATTTTAAAAGATAAGACCATGATAATTTTGAATAGGGAAGAATTACTACGTCTGGAAGACGAGTGA
- a CDS encoding chemotaxis protein CheW: MEVDYENLLKDYLVEARELLDMAEESILELEKDYQPEQINTLFRVIHTIKGNSAIFDFPLITGLAHSFESLLNQFRKKETKPADKEIGLFLDCIDALKEMNERKDSVSDSQVSELLSRINESLQAQDEKSVEDEKPRFGLFTPPKKNKPVVPSPAKDGDGILFKDGKVLIPKSYIAKAEQEGSSLFLIKFQQKDSEDRNCSDLMEKFSGIGMVLSHGDFGGKNGNLSNGSGNKIHYAVVMYSADKESFLKLSPVSLLSASTIFKPELKAGSIVSPPIQERSIKPLAEPEVQAKSKEVSAEHYLKIPLQLLDHMINLAGETIIVRNQLLQKIENYDDPSLLSIVRNLSQLITSSQESVMRTRLQKLESLYKRIPRLIHDLERTTGKEVELLLEGGEVELDKNIIDSITDPITHMIRNSVDHGIESPEERVSAGKPAKGKIHLSASLRGGNVILKVEDDGRGLNIESIKSKAIERGLITQEEAQRKSPEELSEFIFSPGFSTAHAVSSTSGRGVGMDVVKMNFQKAGGTVSVSSRQGIGTSVIASLPQTLSIINCQMVKTSGMLFAIPQQNISELILLDKRSVSYLEKKMVYQLRGHLLPLIKTGEILGLSSDHAEDGSDKYIVVVHTEKHKFGMLIEEIENPEEIVVKPLSKDLAKINLYTGAAILGDGNVALILDISGISKFLKLHTNVKEELRSKTIHDINDKEHYLLFSVNRQMFGLDSRSVIRIEQVDPKCFERVMDSEVIQYRDEVIELCRLDRYFNLKNEEKNIERTMILIQTSLGKKGILVQEIHNVVGEIGSFNKNEDQSSGVIGNGIVLGQTVIVIDPIVVLKKIGKDPVRQEIISE, translated from the coding sequence ATGGAAGTCGATTACGAAAACCTGTTAAAAGATTATCTAGTAGAGGCTCGAGAGTTGTTGGATATGGCGGAAGAGTCGATTCTAGAATTAGAGAAGGATTATCAACCGGAACAGATCAATACCCTTTTCAGAGTGATCCATACCATAAAGGGTAACTCTGCCATTTTCGATTTTCCATTGATTACCGGATTGGCTCATTCATTCGAAAGTCTTTTAAATCAATTTCGTAAGAAGGAAACTAAGCCGGCAGATAAGGAAATCGGTCTCTTTTTGGATTGTATAGACGCTCTTAAAGAAATGAACGAGCGCAAAGACAGTGTTTCGGATTCTCAAGTTTCCGAACTGTTGTCGCGGATCAATGAAAGCTTGCAGGCGCAGGATGAAAAATCTGTAGAAGATGAAAAACCCAGGTTTGGATTATTTACTCCTCCGAAAAAGAATAAACCGGTCGTTCCTTCTCCGGCTAAGGACGGTGACGGAATTTTGTTCAAAGATGGGAAGGTGTTGATCCCCAAAAGTTATATCGCAAAGGCGGAACAAGAAGGTTCATCTCTTTTTCTTATCAAATTTCAGCAAAAGGACTCGGAAGATAGAAATTGTTCCGATCTGATGGAAAAGTTTTCCGGCATAGGAATGGTTTTGAGCCATGGGGATTTCGGCGGCAAGAATGGAAATTTATCTAACGGATCGGGGAATAAGATACATTATGCTGTTGTAATGTATTCTGCAGATAAAGAAAGTTTTTTGAAACTTTCTCCCGTTTCCTTACTGTCGGCTTCGACAATTTTCAAACCTGAACTGAAGGCAGGCTCGATCGTATCTCCGCCTATACAGGAACGATCGATAAAACCTTTAGCTGAGCCTGAAGTCCAGGCTAAATCAAAAGAAGTTTCAGCGGAACATTATCTTAAGATCCCTTTGCAACTTTTGGATCATATGATCAATCTTGCAGGTGAAACGATAATAGTAAGAAACCAGCTTCTCCAAAAGATAGAAAATTACGACGATCCTTCTTTGTTATCTATAGTTCGAAATTTGAGCCAGTTGATCACATCCTCGCAAGAAAGCGTTATGCGAACTAGGCTTCAAAAATTGGAATCTCTGTATAAAAGGATTCCAAGATTGATCCACGATCTTGAGAGAACTACTGGCAAAGAGGTTGAGTTGTTGCTCGAAGGAGGAGAAGTCGAGCTCGATAAAAATATAATAGACTCGATCACGGACCCGATCACGCATATGATCCGAAACTCAGTCGATCATGGAATAGAATCACCAGAAGAGCGAGTATCAGCCGGAAAGCCTGCCAAAGGAAAAATACATTTATCCGCCTCCTTAAGGGGAGGAAACGTCATCCTCAAAGTAGAAGACGATGGCAGGGGATTGAACATAGAGAGCATTAAGAGTAAGGCGATCGAAAGAGGACTTATAACGCAAGAGGAAGCGCAAAGAAAATCTCCTGAAGAATTATCCGAATTCATTTTTTCTCCGGGGTTCAGCACTGCCCATGCGGTCTCTTCCACCTCGGGCCGCGGCGTTGGAATGGATGTAGTAAAGATGAATTTCCAGAAAGCCGGAGGGACTGTCTCGGTTTCGTCTCGACAAGGTATAGGGACTTCCGTTATCGCTTCATTGCCTCAGACACTTTCTATCATTAACTGCCAAATGGTTAAGACTTCCGGAATGCTTTTCGCGATACCTCAGCAAAATATCTCGGAGCTTATTCTACTCGATAAAAGATCCGTATCATATTTGGAAAAGAAGATGGTATATCAACTTAGGGGTCATCTTCTTCCTTTGATCAAAACGGGAGAAATACTCGGACTCTCTTCCGATCATGCGGAAGATGGGAGCGACAAATATATCGTGGTCGTTCACACGGAAAAACATAAATTCGGAATGTTGATCGAGGAGATAGAAAATCCTGAGGAGATCGTAGTTAAACCGCTTTCGAAGGATTTAGCAAAGATCAATCTTTATACGGGCGCTGCTATCTTGGGCGACGGAAATGTTGCGTTGATACTGGATATTTCCGGGATCAGTAAATTCTTAAAATTGCATACTAATGTAAAAGAGGAACTTCGCTCTAAAACTATTCACGATATCAACGATAAGGAACATTATCTTCTCTTCTCCGTGAATAGGCAGATGTTTGGATTGGATTCAAGATCCGTTATTCGGATCGAACAAGTTGATCCGAAATGTTTCGAACGAGTTATGGATAGCGAGGTGATCCAGTACCGTGACGAAGTCATAGAACTTTGCAGGTTGGACCGTTATTTTAATCTGAAAAACGAGGAAAAGAATATCGAGAGGACTATGATACTTATTCAAACCTCTTTAGGTAAAAAAGGAATCCTTGTACAAGAAATCCATAATGTTGTGGGGGAAATCGGCTCTTTTAACAAGAACGAAGATCAATCTTCAGGAGTTATTGGTAACGGGATAGTATTAGGACAAACGGTCATCGTAATCGATCCCATTGTCGTTTTGAAAAAGATCGGAAAAGATCCGGTCCGTCAGGAAATTATTTCGGAGTAA
- a CDS encoding response regulator yields MSRELDQVVDMQVLSGEFGTGKILILEDSPEIALVYDHFCRKMNWEFDIATNGKEGMRKFLSASKPYSLYIVDLVMPELDGASFIRDLKEKDPNAIIIVQSSLDEPDKIIEVMKLGVFDYLVKPVTKEAFDRTVTLAFQYSGLRDFQADVERSNRDVLKEQLDWLTYKESIRKSDENSLSLSTIKSLNTSFSQGSGIGAILSLLDLLKMGHQTTENGALVSNEILNLLYASQDVLRKQLGSLSTVLSLAGEQAKLETISISDLVHTLTKRSETFVPFLDKKDLKIRFSSSKSKESLKIQLDWANIVFDELILNAMKYSKKSTFIDVYFGKIDGYFCIAVKNVVTSAQDLVDAENKEVLVTRPFFRLLPPVEEFSELEKFGMGLGLTAVDMIVNKHRGIFNIHNVSDHTSAVVEPCVMAEAFFPVISA; encoded by the coding sequence ATGAGTCGGGAGTTAGATCAAGTTGTAGATATGCAGGTGCTTTCCGGAGAATTCGGAACGGGAAAAATTCTGATACTAGAGGATTCGCCGGAGATCGCATTAGTCTACGATCATTTTTGCAGAAAGATGAATTGGGAGTTCGATATTGCCACTAACGGCAAGGAAGGAATGAGAAAGTTCCTCTCTGCTTCGAAACCTTATTCGCTTTATATTGTCGATTTGGTGATGCCTGAACTAGACGGAGCTTCCTTTATAAGAGATTTAAAGGAGAAGGATCCGAATGCTATTATTATTGTACAATCTTCTTTGGATGAACCTGACAAAATAATCGAAGTAATGAAGCTAGGTGTTTTCGATTATCTTGTCAAACCGGTCACAAAGGAGGCCTTTGATAGAACCGTCACATTAGCTTTTCAATACAGTGGTCTGCGAGATTTTCAAGCAGATGTGGAAAGATCGAATCGTGACGTGTTGAAAGAACAGTTGGATTGGTTAACGTATAAAGAATCCATCCGAAAATCCGATGAAAACTCTTTATCTCTTTCTACAATAAAGTCTTTGAACACTTCCTTTTCTCAAGGTTCGGGGATCGGAGCTATTCTCTCCCTCCTTGATTTGTTGAAAATGGGGCATCAGACTACTGAGAACGGCGCATTAGTAAGTAATGAAATATTGAATCTTCTTTATGCAAGTCAGGATGTTTTACGGAAGCAACTGGGCAGTTTGTCCACGGTTCTCTCCTTGGCAGGAGAACAGGCGAAGCTGGAAACAATTTCCATCAGCGATTTGGTACATACTTTAACCAAAAGATCTGAGACATTCGTCCCCTTTTTGGACAAAAAGGACCTAAAGATTCGCTTTTCGTCCAGTAAATCGAAAGAGTCGCTCAAGATACAACTGGATTGGGCAAATATCGTATTCGATGAACTTATCTTGAACGCAATGAAATATTCCAAGAAGTCGACTTTCATAGACGTTTATTTCGGCAAGATAGATGGATATTTCTGCATTGCAGTCAAGAACGTAGTCACTTCCGCTCAGGATCTTGTTGATGCGGAAAATAAGGAAGTGTTAGTGACTCGTCCTTTTTTTCGCCTGCTTCCGCCTGTCGAAGAGTTTTCGGAGTTAGAGAAATTTGGAATGGGCCTTGGTCTGACGGCTGTGGATATGATAGTGAATAAACATCGTGGAATATTCAATATACATAATGTTTCTGATCATACTTCTGCGGTGGTTGAGCCTTGCGTAATGGCCGAAGCCTTCTTTCCGGTAATATCTGCATAG
- a CDS encoding DUF1577 domain-containing protein, whose product MESREIDKRPWDILSDPIAISRITESFLYMEELTVKSWSSDTKAIITKTFGNSGQIALRFQKGVLISLGEKIILQRTLKHHIELSCKTIRRLNDFEFLMQAESVYIAKTNRKEERLRVKNDSVFATNIVYHPERFEFNRHISLNVIREALETFKEDLKHPKFGEIKIGLFQSGQESKFEIVRKTKKIFYIQNTSKPSSYTEVLPQFVNYSTYFGKNILSAIRGYKNESIISELILPILYDKNDKDSYPKAYLWIRSPQEPILAEDLSELYALSERIISTIRNSDSIKATDRFEVLNISESGAKIRIHQKDILYNVYGKESLKFDLVFKGRPPIHMNAKICWRSVDRNGKLFLGLKFIYDHEQLASLRKLEYDLQSLRNRINAGGADATVFKIYRSLRPKRKKF is encoded by the coding sequence ATGGAAAGTCGGGAAATAGATAAAAGGCCTTGGGATATTCTATCTGATCCCATTGCGATTTCTCGAATTACAGAGTCTTTCCTCTACATGGAAGAACTTACAGTAAAGAGTTGGTCTTCCGACACAAAGGCGATCATCACAAAAACTTTCGGGAATTCAGGACAGATTGCCTTACGTTTTCAGAAGGGAGTTCTTATCTCTTTGGGTGAAAAAATTATTCTACAAAGAACTCTGAAACATCATATAGAGCTGAGCTGCAAGACCATTAGGCGACTTAACGACTTTGAATTCTTAATGCAAGCCGAATCGGTTTATATCGCCAAAACCAATCGAAAAGAAGAAAGACTTCGTGTTAAGAATGATTCCGTATTTGCAACGAATATAGTATATCACCCGGAACGTTTCGAATTCAACCGTCATATCTCACTGAACGTTATTCGGGAAGCACTAGAAACCTTCAAAGAAGACCTGAAACATCCCAAATTCGGAGAGATCAAGATCGGACTATTTCAATCAGGCCAAGAATCAAAATTTGAGATAGTCAGAAAAACCAAAAAGATCTTTTACATTCAAAATACGAGTAAACCTAGTTCTTACACTGAAGTTCTTCCTCAATTTGTGAACTATAGCACTTACTTCGGTAAAAATATTCTTTCTGCGATTAGAGGTTATAAGAACGAATCAATAATATCGGAGCTTATACTTCCCATTTTATATGATAAAAACGATAAAGACTCGTATCCGAAAGCTTATCTTTGGATCAGGAGTCCGCAAGAACCGATCTTAGCAGAGGATCTTTCGGAACTTTACGCGCTATCGGAAAGGATCATCAGTACGATCCGCAATTCGGATTCGATTAAGGCCACGGACCGATTTGAAGTACTTAATATTTCCGAATCAGGCGCAAAAATAAGGATACATCAAAAAGATATACTATACAATGTTTACGGGAAAGAGAGTCTTAAATTCGATCTTGTCTTCAAAGGAAGACCGCCCATTCATATGAACGCAAAGATCTGTTGGCGATCCGTGGATAGGAATGGAAAACTTTTTTTAGGTTTAAAATTCATATACGACCACGAGCAACTTGCCAGTTTAAGAAAACTAGAATACGATCTCCAATCTTTACGCAATCGTATTAACGCAGGCGGGGCTGACGCGACTGTCTTTAAAATTTACCGAAGTCTGCGTCCGAAAAGAAAGAAATTTTAA
- a CDS encoding TIGR02206 family membrane protein, whose protein sequence is MKWVHWSFLHISILVFSITICALVIWIGKRIRNSKIAPFIGYLLGSVLVLNGIIYIIYRIQKGYWEIRFDLPMEFCDWAMFVTVAALFTHNRLMSELSYFWVLSGSIHALLTPNLAQTFPQLSFFLFFIGHLGLVASSLYIVFGLGLFPRQGSILRVIVFSELYFISALALDFLIDANYGYLRFKPSGGSILNYLGAWPVYLGSIQILGIIAIVALYLPFKRKQSQT, encoded by the coding sequence ATGAAATGGGTGCATTGGTCCTTTCTACATATTTCTATCCTGGTCTTTTCTATAACGATCTGCGCGTTAGTCATCTGGATCGGAAAACGTATCCGGAATTCCAAAATCGCTCCCTTTATCGGGTATTTGTTGGGCAGCGTTCTCGTATTGAATGGGATAATATATATAATATATAGAATTCAAAAAGGTTATTGGGAGATCCGTTTCGATCTACCCATGGAATTTTGCGATTGGGCTATGTTCGTTACGGTCGCCGCACTATTCACTCATAATAGGCTTATGTCAGAATTATCCTACTTCTGGGTATTAAGCGGATCAATTCACGCCCTCTTAACGCCAAACTTAGCGCAAACATTCCCTCAGTTATCCTTCTTTCTTTTTTTTATCGGACACTTAGGCCTAGTTGCTTCCAGTCTTTACATAGTATTTGGGTTAGGTTTATTTCCCAGACAGGGTTCCATCCTTCGAGTTATCGTATTCTCCGAACTATATTTCATATCGGCGCTCGCTTTGGATTTTCTAATCGATGCGAATTACGGATATCTTCGCTTTAAGCCAAGCGGAGGATCGATCCTAAACTACTTAGGCGCTTGGCCAGTCTATCTCGGTTCCATACAAATTCTGGGGATAATTGCGATTGTGGCGCTTTATCTGCCGTTCAAAAGAAAACAAAGTCAAACTTAA
- a CDS encoding OsmC family protein has protein sequence MEETHFYQVHVKWEKERIGIASAPGLSSIQVATPPEFPGGHPGIWSPEHLFVASVNSCYMTTFLAIAKNSKLEYSSFESSANGKLEMLDGRYSITEIVLDAKIRIPNESDRAKALKIMEKSEKACLISNSIKTVVRLVMNVDIS, from the coding sequence ATGGAGGAAACTCACTTCTATCAAGTGCATGTAAAATGGGAGAAGGAACGGATCGGAATCGCTTCCGCGCCAGGCCTTTCTTCTATACAAGTAGCTACACCACCGGAATTTCCCGGTGGTCATCCCGGAATTTGGTCACCGGAACATTTGTTTGTAGCTTCTGTTAATAGTTGTTATATGACTACTTTTCTTGCGATCGCTAAAAATTCAAAACTTGAATACTCCAGTTTTGAAAGTTCCGCGAATGGCAAACTTGAGATGCTCGATGGACGTTACTCGATCACTGAAATTGTTTTGGATGCGAAGATCCGAATTCCGAACGAATCAGACCGAGCCAAAGCCCTGAAAATTATGGAAAAATCGGAAAAAGCATGTTTAATATCGAATTCAATAAAGACAGTTGTTCGTCTTGTAATGAATGTAGATATTTCTTAA
- a CDS encoding DUF1554 domain-containing protein, translated as MFAIAAVKADVGGGLSGLDSQCNSDSNKPSGGGTYKALVVDGTNRVACTSANCATSGASEHVDWVLKANKKYVQSDGTTVIGTTTSNGIFTFPLSNPFQSTFSGTNLTVTGMFADWTSSGNNCSGWSTASSSSANFADHTATSTDAIYAGGSIGCSSSAMKIVCVEQ; from the coding sequence ATGTTCGCGATTGCTGCCGTTAAGGCCGATGTAGGAGGCGGGCTTTCCGGTCTGGATTCTCAGTGCAACAGTGATTCAAACAAACCCTCTGGCGGCGGAACGTATAAAGCTTTGGTTGTGGATGGAACGAATCGTGTAGCTTGCACTTCTGCAAATTGTGCGACGAGTGGGGCGAGCGAACATGTGGATTGGGTCCTAAAAGCCAACAAAAAATATGTACAATCTGATGGTACTACCGTTATTGGGACTACTACTTCAAATGGAATATTTACCTTTCCTCTGAGCAACCCATTTCAATCCACTTTTTCAGGAACAAATCTCACCGTAACTGGAATGTTTGCGGATTGGACTAGCAGTGGTAATAATTGCAGTGGTTGGAGCACTGCTAGCTCGAGTAGTGCTAATTTTGCAGATCACACGGCAACGTCGACCGATGCGATCTATGCCGGGGGTTCAATTGGTTGTTCTAGCTCAGCAATGAAGATCGTTTGTGTAGAGCAATAA
- a CDS encoding transposase yields MSTTPPNPYSFNTRNPNRANPFPQIQTAPPVSENKNITTFPFKTPLPKHYNPALNTPYFTDITKRILTDFYPKKCPTPECNSRILDKEISTRPDLIRCPQCRYLTSRLSYTPLHHFKLPIWMFGFVLYESIIQYPKVVTATELSKKLRIGYNAASLLKRRFQLFASDQLPKYKTLTFNALEDKFRDFLLPPNENKDITSKMRNKPYVCVDTAVLYSAGERASQGRKRYSHRGQTSSIYLSEKLGGKQIGTLVQTIAVKHGPVFFTSVPNQKAETLEPLIKEHLPTSTPLFTDQGYPWLWGVYRNHRSVNHSARSKDNRFRFARNRWSKNGVHNQVAEGNHRVLKTAFASYGYIRPEYSQLYLNEFSFIKNANVFGLDILVGEGGGSCLSRDAFSSNARATARGAVRIGGKGSLFEKYPHLLAENIML; encoded by the coding sequence ATCTCAACAACCCCACCTAATCCTTATTCATTTAATACTCGTAATCCAAACCGAGCAAATCCTTTCCCTCAAATCCAAACCGCTCCCCCTGTATCAGAAAATAAGAATATAACAACTTTCCCCTTCAAGACTCCCCTACCTAAACACTACAATCCTGCTCTCAACACACCCTACTTTACAGATATAACTAAGAGGATACTAACTGACTTCTACCCGAAGAAGTGTCCTACTCCTGAATGTAATAGTAGAATCTTAGATAAAGAAATCTCTACTCGACCAGATCTCATTAGATGCCCACAATGTAGGTATCTAACATCAAGACTAAGTTACACTCCCCTTCATCATTTTAAACTCCCAATATGGATGTTCGGATTCGTCCTTTATGAATCTATAATCCAATACCCTAAGGTAGTAACAGCAACAGAACTAAGTAAGAAACTGAGAATAGGATATAATGCAGCCAGTTTACTAAAGAGAAGGTTTCAACTATTCGCTTCCGATCAATTACCAAAGTATAAGACCCTAACCTTCAATGCTTTAGAAGATAAATTCAGGGACTTCTTACTACCTCCTAATGAGAATAAAGACATCACCTCTAAGATGAGAAACAAGCCTTACGTTTGCGTAGACACTGCTGTATTGTATTCTGCAGGTGAGAGAGCAAGCCAAGGTAGGAAACGATACAGCCACAGAGGACAAACATCTTCTATCTACCTTTCTGAAAAACTAGGAGGGAAGCAGATTGGAACCCTAGTCCAGACTATAGCAGTGAAACATGGACCAGTATTCTTTACTTCGGTCCCGAACCAAAAGGCAGAAACTTTAGAACCTTTAATTAAAGAACATCTCCCAACCAGCACTCCACTTTTTACAGACCAAGGCTATCCCTGGCTTTGGGGAGTATATAGAAACCACAGATCAGTGAATCATTCCGCGAGATCCAAGGACAATAGGTTCAGGTTTGCTCGTAACAGATGGAGCAAGAATGGAGTTCATAACCAAGTAGCAGAAGGCAATCATAGAGTCCTTAAAACTGCTTTTGCTTCTTATGGTTACATCAGGCCAGAGTATTCGCAATTATATCTGAATGAGTTTAGCTTCATTAAGAATGCTAATGTATTTGGTTTGGATATTTTAGTAGGAGAAGGTGGGGGATCTTGTTTGAGTAGGGATGCTTTTTCTTCCAATGCGAGAGCGACGGCACGGGGAGCGGTTCGGATTGGGGGGAAAGGATCCTTATTCGAAAAGTATCCTCATCTTCTTGCTGAAAATATAATGCTGTAA
- a CDS encoding PilZ domain-containing protein, with translation MAVGRSDTLQELITILETMFGETIIGSDINLVKHLFYSLKADQREFPFDYEGEKLNSVVEEVGEDTLVLYVPYLQPKGILRAKISFEILNILYQFEVVLLDFWEDHVRIKIPSELQAAAFRKNLRVAVDDLFMNYVILYRSLSGGERELGKNLSVEQRFFHLMKEIKKDNPSLKLINLMVTEYILGISKDYELVFFGPGKDGGFFGDFVKKYNRSVYVPDCSLIKSYIGEGQDPYLNNFRDEYLSLIQTKGQAKADEFFRELQKEEVRNFLISYIVTPIRLFNDPIGYVKVYSTAMDKFSIVQQQALYIEELGDILTYALTKVYIRQENFRNEKAVTRILDISMNGLLFEIEDNRTFNYLKQHNIIKMFVPISERNLVLRGEVVRFLEIGNGKYQLGVNFFDSNPDDMVFLQHYIFSKKMRILFE, from the coding sequence ATGGCTGTAGGAAGATCGGATACACTCCAGGAACTGATTACAATTTTAGAAACGATGTTTGGAGAAACAATCATCGGTTCCGATATCAATCTGGTTAAACACCTATTCTATAGTTTGAAAGCGGACCAAAGAGAGTTTCCTTTCGATTATGAAGGAGAGAAACTTAACTCAGTAGTCGAAGAAGTCGGCGAGGATACTCTCGTTCTATACGTTCCCTATCTGCAACCTAAAGGAATACTAAGAGCGAAAATCAGTTTCGAAATCTTGAATATACTCTATCAATTCGAAGTGGTACTTCTCGACTTTTGGGAAGATCATGTCCGGATAAAGATCCCTTCCGAATTACAGGCAGCCGCATTCCGAAAAAATCTCAGAGTCGCCGTAGACGACTTATTTATGAATTATGTGATTCTCTATCGCTCATTGAGCGGAGGAGAAAGAGAACTTGGAAAAAATCTAAGTGTAGAGCAAAGATTTTTCCATCTTATGAAAGAGATTAAAAAGGATAATCCCAGTCTTAAGTTGATCAATTTAATGGTTACGGAATATATTTTGGGTATCTCCAAAGACTACGAGCTCGTATTTTTCGGACCGGGGAAAGACGGGGGATTTTTTGGAGACTTCGTCAAAAAATATAATCGTTCCGTTTATGTTCCGGATTGCTCCTTGATCAAAAGTTATATAGGAGAAGGGCAGGATCCGTATCTGAATAATTTCAGAGATGAGTATCTGAGCCTGATCCAAACCAAGGGCCAAGCAAAAGCGGACGAATTCTTTAGAGAACTCCAAAAGGAAGAAGTCCGTAATTTCCTAATTTCTTATATTGTCACACCAATTCGTTTATTTAACGATCCGATCGGCTATGTAAAAGTATACTCTACTGCGATGGATAAATTCTCAATCGTTCAACAACAGGCCTTATATATAGAAGAATTAGGAGATATTCTTACTTACGCATTGACTAAAGTGTATATCCGCCAAGAAAATTTCCGAAATGAAAAAGCTGTGACTCGCATCCTTGATATCAGTATGAACGGACTTTTATTCGAAATAGAAGATAATAGGACCTTTAACTATTTAAAGCAGCATAATATTATCAAAATGTTTGTTCCGATCTCTGAAAGGAACTTGGTCCTAAGAGGAGAGGTTGTCCGATTCTTAGAGATCGGAAATGGAAAATACCAATTAGGCGTGAATTTTTTCGATTCAAATCCGGATGATATGGTTTTCTTACAGCATTATATTTTCAGCAAGAAGATGAGGATACTTTTCGAATAA
- a CDS encoding enoyl-CoA hydratase/isomerase family protein — MALVDSETVELSSESRIEILYLNNPETKNSMTVPMGLEFKAHIENLKKNPPRAVVIAGKNDIFSAGGNFELLKSFAEKSFEQNKKEMFEFYNLFLSVRDLNVPVICAANGHAVGAGLSITLACDLRVFADEGKYQFNFVKLGIHPGMGSSYLTKELFGMEIANRLLFLAETVSGKEALSLGICYDSVPKAEVLQRATEIAISLSESAPMALSELKKNIYDREKLNAALRKEAESQALNFLSQDFRETIKSIEDKRKPIFKGR; from the coding sequence ATGGCATTAGTCGATTCAGAAACGGTAGAACTTTCTTCCGAATCAAGAATAGAAATTCTTTATCTGAACAACCCTGAGACCAAGAACTCCATGACCGTTCCGATGGGTTTGGAGTTTAAAGCTCATATTGAAAATCTGAAAAAGAACCCGCCTAGAGCGGTTGTGATCGCTGGAAAGAACGATATTTTCTCCGCCGGTGGCAACTTTGAATTATTAAAATCTTTTGCTGAGAAATCTTTCGAACAAAACAAAAAAGAAATGTTCGAATTTTATAATCTATTCTTAAGCGTCAGAGATCTAAATGTTCCTGTGATCTGTGCGGCAAACGGTCACGCAGTCGGCGCAGGTCTTTCCATCACTCTTGCTTGCGACTTAAGGGTTTTTGCGGACGAAGGAAAATACCAATTTAATTTCGTAAAATTAGGGATCCATCCCGGGATGGGTTCCAGCTATCTCACTAAAGAATTATTCGGAATGGAAATCGCAAACAGGCTTCTATTCTTAGCGGAGACTGTAAGCGGCAAAGAAGCTCTTTCTTTAGGCATCTGTTACGATTCAGTTCCAAAGGCCGAAGTTTTACAAAGAGCAACTGAGATCGCCATATCTCTCAGCGAAAGCGCTCCCATGGCCCTTAGCGAATTAAAAAAGAATATATACGATCGTGAAAAACTGAATGCGGCGTTGCGTAAAGAAGCAGAATCCCAAGCTCTAAACTTTCTATCTCAAGACTTTAGAGAAACGATTAAATCTATAGAAGATAAGAGAAAGCCGATATTCAAAGGACGTTAG